One stretch of Ornithinimicrobium ciconiae DNA includes these proteins:
- a CDS encoding lantibiotic dehydratase has protein sequence MTELDIRPETQAFPSRTDQPQADQPRTDQLRADQLRADQPRATPPRAAGTESADQACTFNPHFVSRSGGLPYDVVAGLSSPRAADWAREVLAGEARLAGAGERIGLLLESAIGGNADQANRQALLRLRRDVHNQRLPRDPEAALSAVAGHGTELRDTLTRWLADCRELQDTVSDGEEALAEDVAAARRHLLDLAENEVFRQGLTLASPLLDARLGDYAQSVESGRETKKSRKQARSLLHYVYRTACKTSPFSTLTTVAPGRLSEETDALVAGSGDLSRVVGSTRLNVAVVPRIVEALRLHPEHSLDLPLELVTGWEIRSERLRYLRRRRVTNRSDAGAITLDSMQENVFYLAAGQLLAQLIEVLTSAPGTTLGQVAEAMHDRLETASREDIDRFLDSVVRLDLVTTPQLQVDLHSDDPTRAFTAGLRAIGQPWAEQIAGRLDRVSDLVDQFASASASDRRELLRATRGELEEVMTSLDAPEGSVPQTLIYEDTAPDGHEVLASRTRWEQDLAPALHRVASILPVFDALAPQRYLLTGFFTVRFGRGGVCYDLVKLVQDFHLDIFDEFLKTTSGPGLTDDDGLPAAPPNWLDLAEVDALHQGRLALIRGMRRAFATVDDVHDELVLPETFFDDIVAELPAGTGDPDPRSFFAQFIGGDRPGVVLNKSYTGLSLMFSRFLHALAQDGQPGAGLVEDLRAHLLEHQPDDAVFAEITGGVDTTNLNLHPSVTAYEIVCPGEVTSRSEADRIYVSDLEVRHDPQTEQLVLFCPRLGKRVIPVYLGFLLPFALSDIQRVLLLFSLNKMAQLDLWSGTDAPLGEQVISSHPRVRYGDVVLVRETWKANPDKLPHRRDFDSASRWYLEWQRFRATHGLPRHVFATLSAGGGEELEDQPDQTRPETDGAGMSASRGKPQYIDFTSEPCLQLLDDMLRQQTARIVFNEMLPGPEALWLTDDHGSYVSEQTFELIITEGSPS, from the coding sequence ATGACCGAGCTGGATATCCGACCTGAGACCCAGGCCTTCCCGTCCCGAACTGATCAACCCCAAGCTGACCAACCCCGAACTGATCAACTCCGAGCTGATCAACTCCGAGCTGATCAACCCCGGGCCACCCCGCCCCGGGCCGCGGGCACCGAGTCAGCCGACCAGGCCTGCACCTTCAACCCGCACTTTGTCTCCCGTTCCGGTGGCCTGCCGTATGACGTGGTGGCCGGGCTGTCGAGCCCACGCGCCGCGGACTGGGCCCGTGAGGTCCTGGCCGGTGAGGCCCGGCTGGCTGGCGCGGGGGAGCGCATCGGGTTGCTCCTGGAATCGGCCATCGGTGGCAACGCCGACCAGGCCAACCGTCAGGCGCTCCTGAGACTTCGTCGCGACGTGCACAACCAGCGGCTCCCCCGCGACCCCGAGGCCGCGCTGTCCGCGGTCGCCGGCCACGGCACGGAGCTGCGGGACACCCTGACCCGGTGGCTCGCGGACTGTCGCGAACTCCAGGACACCGTGTCAGACGGTGAGGAAGCGCTCGCCGAGGACGTCGCTGCCGCACGCCGGCACCTACTGGACCTGGCGGAGAACGAGGTCTTCCGCCAGGGCCTGACCCTCGCCTCGCCCCTGCTGGATGCCCGCCTGGGTGACTACGCCCAGAGCGTCGAGTCCGGGCGGGAGACCAAGAAGTCGCGCAAGCAGGCCAGGTCCCTGCTGCACTACGTCTATCGCACCGCCTGCAAGACCAGCCCGTTCAGCACCCTGACGACGGTCGCCCCCGGGCGACTGTCCGAGGAGACGGACGCCCTGGTCGCCGGTTCCGGTGACCTGAGCCGCGTCGTGGGCAGCACCCGGCTCAACGTCGCAGTGGTCCCGCGCATCGTCGAGGCCCTGCGCCTCCACCCCGAGCACAGCCTCGACCTGCCGCTGGAGCTGGTGACCGGATGGGAGATCCGCTCGGAGCGATTGCGCTATCTGCGCCGCCGCCGGGTCACCAACCGCTCGGATGCGGGGGCGATCACCCTCGACTCGATGCAGGAGAACGTCTTCTATCTGGCAGCAGGACAGTTGCTGGCCCAGCTGATCGAGGTCCTCACCTCCGCTCCCGGCACCACGCTCGGGCAGGTGGCCGAGGCGATGCACGACCGGCTGGAGACGGCCTCCCGGGAGGACATCGACAGGTTCCTGGACTCGGTGGTCCGCCTGGACCTGGTCACCACCCCGCAGCTGCAGGTCGACCTGCACTCGGACGACCCGACCCGGGCCTTCACGGCCGGGCTGCGGGCGATCGGCCAGCCGTGGGCGGAGCAGATCGCGGGGCGGCTCGACCGGGTCAGCGACCTCGTGGACCAGTTCGCCAGTGCCTCAGCCAGCGACCGCCGGGAACTGCTGCGGGCCACGCGCGGCGAACTGGAGGAGGTGATGACCTCGCTGGACGCACCGGAGGGCTCAGTGCCCCAGACCCTGATCTATGAGGACACCGCCCCCGACGGCCACGAGGTGCTCGCCTCCCGGACCCGCTGGGAGCAGGACCTGGCTCCGGCCCTCCACCGGGTCGCGAGCATCCTGCCGGTCTTCGACGCCCTCGCGCCGCAGCGCTACCTGCTGACCGGATTCTTCACGGTGCGCTTCGGACGCGGCGGGGTCTGCTACGACCTGGTGAAGCTGGTGCAGGACTTCCACCTCGACATCTTTGACGAGTTCCTCAAGACGACGAGCGGGCCGGGACTCACCGACGATGACGGGCTGCCCGCCGCGCCCCCCAACTGGCTGGACCTCGCGGAGGTTGACGCCCTGCACCAGGGTCGGTTAGCGCTGATCCGGGGCATGCGCCGCGCCTTCGCCACCGTCGACGACGTGCACGACGAACTGGTGCTGCCCGAGACGTTCTTCGACGACATCGTCGCCGAGCTGCCCGCCGGGACCGGGGACCCGGACCCGCGCAGCTTCTTCGCACAGTTCATCGGTGGTGACCGACCCGGTGTGGTGCTCAACAAGTCCTACACCGGTCTGTCCCTGATGTTCTCCCGCTTCCTGCACGCTCTCGCGCAGGACGGTCAACCCGGTGCCGGGCTGGTCGAGGACCTGCGGGCGCACCTGCTGGAGCACCAACCGGACGATGCGGTCTTTGCTGAGATCACCGGAGGGGTGGACACCACCAACCTCAACCTGCACCCCTCGGTGACGGCCTACGAGATCGTCTGTCCCGGTGAGGTCACCAGCCGCTCTGAGGCGGACCGCATCTATGTGTCGGACCTGGAGGTGCGCCACGACCCGCAGACCGAGCAGCTGGTGCTCTTCTGCCCTCGGTTGGGCAAGCGGGTCATCCCGGTCTACCTGGGCTTCCTGCTGCCGTTCGCGCTCTCGGACATCCAACGTGTCCTCCTGCTGTTCTCGCTCAACAAGATGGCCCAGCTCGACCTGTGGAGCGGCACCGATGCCCCGCTCGGTGAGCAGGTCATCAGCTCCCATCCCCGGGTCCGCTATGGCGACGTCGTCCTGGTCCGGGAGACCTGGAAGGCCAACCCCGACAAGCTCCCGCACCGCCGGGACTTCGACTCGGCGTCGAGGTGGTATCTGGAGTGGCAGCGATTCCGGGCCACCCACGGCCTGCCCCGCCACGTCTTCGCCACTCTGTCGGCCGGTGGGGGAGAGGAGCTGGAGGACCAGCCGGACCAGACCAGGCCGGAGACCGACGGCGCGGGGATGAGCGCCAGCCGTGGGAAGCCGCAATACATCGACTTCACCAGCGAGCCCTGTCTGCAGCTCCTCGACGACATGCTGCGCCAGCAGACCGCCCGCATCGTGTTCAACGAGATGCTCCCGGGCCCGGAGGCCCTGTGGCTGACCGATGACCACGGGTCCTACGTCTCAGAGCAGACCTTTGAGCTGATCATCACGGAAGGGTCCCCATCATGA
- a CDS encoding thiopeptide-type bacteriocin biosynthesis protein: MTTSTAPRALAALQEPPVAEDWIALHIFYSSNSNPLLEECVQPLVDTLREEGLIDGWFFIRYWMEGPHIRLRLHPTDPEDRAVVLARTRYAAETFIKSRPSLYKSDPSVLGTLYKDMFLMEYSEAEWEEKYGTDGSMPMQESNTIAEYPYEPEYVKYGGPHGVRLAEQHFEHSSDTVLRLVASTNLHVRNVMFGLALQLMAVSTLTFLPRPEDGVRFHEGYQTMWETTMLAKDSPTRDGFETNYQEMAAQLGERLSAVRTAIETGRPESLPGFLGDWAAHMAQTRDRVLAATDAGDLVFPERILEGDRVVTTDPEVTLRTMLVPFIHMTNNRLGVSIVEEVYLSHLLARYLETLLADVA, encoded by the coding sequence ATGACCACGTCCACCGCACCCCGAGCTTTGGCCGCGCTCCAGGAGCCACCCGTGGCCGAGGACTGGATCGCACTGCACATCTTTTACAGCAGCAACTCCAACCCGCTGCTGGAGGAGTGCGTCCAGCCCCTCGTCGACACCCTGCGCGAGGAGGGCCTGATCGACGGCTGGTTCTTCATCCGCTACTGGATGGAGGGGCCGCACATCCGGCTCCGGCTGCACCCCACGGACCCTGAGGACCGGGCGGTCGTCCTGGCCCGGACGCGCTATGCCGCGGAGACCTTCATCAAGAGCCGCCCCTCCCTCTACAAGAGTGATCCGTCCGTGCTCGGGACCCTCTACAAGGACATGTTCCTCATGGAGTACTCCGAGGCAGAGTGGGAGGAGAAGTACGGCACCGACGGCAGCATGCCGATGCAGGAGAGCAACACCATCGCCGAGTACCCCTACGAACCGGAGTACGTGAAGTACGGCGGCCCCCACGGCGTGCGGCTGGCCGAGCAGCACTTCGAGCACTCCAGCGACACCGTGCTGCGGCTCGTGGCCAGCACCAACCTGCACGTGCGCAATGTGATGTTCGGGCTGGCCCTGCAGCTGATGGCGGTCAGCACGCTGACCTTCCTGCCGCGCCCCGAGGACGGAGTTCGCTTCCACGAGGGTTACCAGACGATGTGGGAGACCACGATGCTGGCCAAGGACTCTCCCACCCGGGACGGGTTCGAGACCAACTACCAGGAGATGGCCGCCCAGCTGGGTGAGCGCCTCTCGGCGGTGCGCACCGCGATCGAGACGGGCCGACCGGAGAGCCTGCCGGGGTTCCTCGGTGACTGGGCGGCGCACATGGCGCAGACCCGCGACCGGGTCCTGGCCGCGACCGACGCCGGTGACCTGGTCTTTCCCGAGCGGATCCTGGAGGGTGACCGCGTGGTGACCACCGACCCTGAGGTGACCCTGCGCACGATGCTGGTGCCCTTCATCCACATGACCAACAACCGGTTGGGGGTCAGCATCGTGGAGGAGGTCTACCTCTCCCACCTGCTGGCCCGCTACCTCGAGACGCTGCTGGCGGACGTGGCCTGA
- a CDS encoding M50 family metallopeptidase, with the protein MASTLAPHATPVLGEEVTVGPPVRRVGQTVHVVRDLRSDGYFQVSPREAFVLARLDGTQTFGQIEEDYEAEFGKALADASWHQLMGLLYTRRLLVPPGESPQASQTAYDRLREQNTAGRATPARLTRVRLPLIDPGAAIGWLQRRAAWLLHPATAAVAGVLVLLMLATVGAHLPALWEGYADSWTSAPLSVAVGVVVVLLSLVVHEFTHAVTCVQFGGRCREIGLSWRFPLVTVYTKVEDIYLVSHRWQRVVVSLSGVLAGLVVLLPVFVTWLLVPAGHPVADTCVVVLILGAMAQLVNLVPVLGLDGQKALSHALGVWDIAAESRSWWKAVLRRGPIPAASGAARWVVPVYGLVVMILLSVVTLWTLWVAGHLLLTGEVPW; encoded by the coding sequence ATGGCCTCCACCCTGGCCCCGCACGCCACGCCGGTCCTCGGCGAGGAGGTGACGGTCGGTCCGCCCGTCCGCCGGGTGGGCCAGACCGTGCACGTCGTGCGTGACCTCCGCTCGGACGGCTACTTCCAGGTCTCGCCCCGGGAGGCCTTCGTGCTCGCCCGGCTGGACGGCACCCAGACCTTCGGGCAGATCGAGGAGGACTACGAGGCGGAGTTCGGCAAGGCTCTCGCCGATGCCTCCTGGCACCAGTTGATGGGGCTTCTCTATACCCGCCGGCTCCTCGTGCCACCGGGGGAGTCCCCGCAGGCCAGCCAGACGGCATACGACCGACTGCGTGAGCAGAACACCGCGGGTCGGGCCACGCCGGCGCGCCTGACCAGGGTGCGCCTGCCGCTGATCGACCCCGGTGCAGCCATCGGATGGCTGCAGCGCAGGGCGGCGTGGCTGCTGCACCCGGCAACCGCCGCCGTCGCGGGCGTGCTCGTCCTGCTGATGCTGGCGACCGTCGGGGCGCACCTGCCGGCGCTCTGGGAGGGGTATGCCGACAGCTGGACCAGCGCGCCGCTCTCGGTCGCCGTCGGGGTCGTCGTGGTCTTGCTGTCGCTGGTGGTGCACGAGTTCACGCACGCGGTGACCTGCGTCCAGTTCGGTGGCCGGTGCCGGGAGATCGGCCTCTCCTGGAGATTTCCCCTGGTCACGGTCTACACCAAGGTCGAGGACATCTATCTGGTGTCGCACCGGTGGCAGCGGGTCGTGGTGTCCCTGTCCGGGGTCCTGGCTGGGTTGGTTGTGCTGCTGCCGGTCTTCGTGACGTGGTTGCTGGTGCCAGCGGGGCACCCGGTCGCGGACACCTGCGTGGTGGTGCTCATCCTCGGCGCCATGGCACAGCTGGTCAACCTGGTGCCGGTCCTCGGGCTGGACGGGCAGAAGGCCCTGAGCCACGCCCTCGGCGTCTGGGACATCGCGGCCGAGAGCCGCTCGTGGTGGAAAGCAGTCCTGCGTCGCGGTCCGATCCCGGCAGCCTCCGGCGCGGCCCGCTGGGTGGTGCCGGTCTATGGCCTGGTCGTGATGATCCTGCTGAGCGTGGTGACGTTGTGGACCCTGTGGGTGGCTGGACACCTGCTCCTCACCGGGGAGGTGCCCTGGTGA
- a CDS encoding acyl-CoA thioesterase/bile acid-CoA:amino acid N-acyltransferase family protein yields MSAVTLQVAPRRTRVDDSLSVRIEGLTPYAPADLVVTTTDGALRVWTSRSAFRADSEGVIDLTRDAPLTGSSYAGVDPTGPLWSVVGDGTALFRKQRATPLQYRFAVELGTAGEVAVVDAVVRHFGHRVVEESVAEPGIVGTVHRPGDRQPRPAVLLLGGSDGGSLNHAASLLADEGYVVLALAYFGVEDRPPTLAGIDLDDIDGAVSWLLARPDVTGAQIAAVGISRGAELALQLASDNPRVGAVVAVAPSALRQPGLTTNFSDFTHAAWVRGAVPLPFNGSKLGMRDWLGSAWGMLRRRPMRQVESFREDLRHPDRVRRAGIAVERCTGPLLLVSGEDDQLWPSAEFADLILARLHAHGRVELAEDLRYARVGHFVAFPMGIPGMPPSIDLSPTSFFSIDFGGERAEHAAAAVNAWVRQLDFLDRWRSGLDPAPPALDGLPMSTAMLDDLHPAPAGVSGAAERRTR; encoded by the coding sequence GTGAGCGCCGTGACCCTGCAAGTAGCACCCCGCCGGACCAGGGTTGATGACAGTCTCTCGGTCCGCATCGAGGGGTTGACGCCGTATGCCCCGGCAGACCTGGTCGTGACGACGACCGATGGTGCGCTGCGGGTGTGGACCTCGCGCTCGGCCTTCCGGGCCGACAGTGAGGGGGTGATCGATCTGACGCGGGACGCTCCGCTGACCGGGAGCTCCTATGCGGGTGTCGATCCGACCGGTCCGCTGTGGTCCGTGGTGGGTGATGGCACCGCGCTGTTCCGCAAGCAGCGCGCGACGCCGCTCCAGTACCGGTTTGCCGTCGAGCTCGGGACGGCCGGTGAGGTGGCAGTGGTGGACGCGGTGGTGCGCCATTTCGGTCACCGGGTGGTGGAGGAGTCGGTCGCCGAGCCAGGCATCGTCGGGACGGTGCACCGGCCCGGGGACCGGCAGCCCCGTCCCGCTGTGCTGTTGCTCGGCGGGTCGGACGGCGGGAGCCTGAACCACGCCGCGTCACTGCTGGCGGACGAGGGTTACGTGGTCCTGGCGCTGGCCTACTTCGGGGTCGAGGACCGACCCCCGACGCTCGCCGGGATCGACCTCGACGACATCGATGGAGCAGTCTCCTGGCTCCTGGCCAGGCCCGACGTGACCGGCGCGCAGATCGCAGCGGTCGGCATCTCACGCGGTGCTGAGCTGGCCCTGCAACTGGCCTCCGACAACCCCCGGGTCGGCGCGGTCGTCGCCGTGGCCCCCTCGGCCCTGCGCCAGCCGGGCCTGACCACCAACTTCTCCGACTTCACCCACGCGGCCTGGGTGCGCGGCGCGGTTCCGCTGCCGTTCAACGGCTCGAAGCTGGGGATGCGTGACTGGCTGGGGAGCGCGTGGGGGATGCTGCGCAGGCGTCCGATGCGACAGGTCGAGTCCTTCCGTGAGGACCTGCGCCATCCCGACCGGGTGCGCCGGGCCGGGATCGCGGTGGAACGGTGCACCGGACCGCTCCTGCTGGTCAGTGGAGAGGACGATCAGCTCTGGCCGTCCGCGGAGTTCGCTGACCTGATCCTGGCGCGGCTCCACGCCCACGGCCGGGTCGAGCTGGCCGAGGACCTGCGCTATGCCCGGGTCGGGCACTTCGTGGCTTTCCCGATGGGCATCCCCGGCATGCCACCGTCGATTGACCTGAGCCCGACCTCCTTCTTCAGCATCGACTTCGGCGGGGAGCGGGCCGAGCACGCCGCCGCTGCCGTGAACGCCTGGGTGCGGCAGCTGGACTTCCTGGATCGGTGGCGGTCCGGGCTCGATCCGGCTCCTCCAGCACTCGACGGTCTCCCAATGTCCACCGCAATGCTCGACGACCTGCATCCAGCGCCCGCCGGCGTGTCCGGCGCCGCAGAGAGGAGGACCCGATGA
- a CDS encoding ABC transporter ATP-binding protein — MTVAVQCTHVSKTYPGGVTALRGIDLSIQAGQIYGLVGRNGAGKTTLMRILVGLVAPTGGQASVLGHPAGGCSTGQLVGSLIETPAYYPHLSGRDNLLLLARYLGESAPAVERVLETVGLSERARSRFSGYSLGMKQRLGIAGALLGDPPVLILDEPVNGLDPQAMVYVRDLLARVRDEGRTVLLSSHLLAELEQVCDRVAILHEGAVVSEGTPEELRRGTGSGISIVLEVSDTAEAVRVLESAEGVTDVRASGGAVHARSTDGSTTPVVRALVGAGIEVRSVTQGESLESAYLALTADPDAGTEHVVRGAVS, encoded by the coding sequence ATGACTGTCGCGGTCCAGTGCACCCATGTGTCCAAAACCTACCCAGGGGGCGTCACGGCGCTCCGTGGCATTGATCTGAGCATCCAGGCCGGTCAGATCTACGGCCTGGTGGGGCGCAATGGCGCCGGCAAGACGACCCTGATGCGCATCCTCGTGGGCCTGGTTGCGCCGACCGGGGGCCAAGCCAGCGTGCTGGGCCACCCGGCTGGCGGGTGCTCAACCGGTCAGCTCGTGGGGTCGCTCATCGAGACACCTGCCTATTATCCGCACCTGAGCGGGCGGGACAACCTGCTCCTCCTGGCCCGCTACCTGGGTGAGTCGGCTCCCGCTGTCGAGCGGGTCCTGGAGACGGTCGGTCTCAGTGAGCGCGCACGCAGCAGGTTCTCCGGCTACTCGCTGGGCATGAAGCAGCGGCTCGGGATCGCCGGTGCCCTGCTGGGTGACCCACCCGTGCTGATCCTGGACGAGCCGGTCAACGGGCTGGACCCGCAGGCCATGGTCTACGTGCGTGACCTCCTCGCGCGGGTCCGGGACGAGGGACGGACGGTGCTGCTCTCCAGCCACCTGCTGGCCGAGCTCGAGCAGGTCTGTGACCGGGTCGCGATCCTTCACGAGGGCGCCGTCGTCTCCGAGGGGACCCCCGAGGAGCTGCGCCGGGGGACAGGCAGTGGCATCAGCATCGTGCTGGAGGTGTCCGACACGGCCGAGGCCGTGCGGGTGCTGGAGTCGGCTGAGGGCGTCACCGACGTGCGGGCCAGCGGCGGCGCCGTGCACGCCCGCTCCACGGACGGCAGCACCACCCCGGTGGTCCGAGCCCTCGTCGGGGCGGGGATCGAGGTCCGATCCGTCACGCAGGGTGAATCCCTGGAATCGGCCTACCTGGCACTGACCGCAGATCCCGATGCGGGAACCGAGCATGTGGTGAGAGGAGCAGTCTCATGA
- a CDS encoding ABC transporter permease subunit has protein sequence MSAVTAQPVMVRRSPGVRYLRAELSALSRRPGVRIAVGVWLLQILVFAYVVQFTVYRAMGAELDPEQAANMVASLAPELAGTYVAASVPGYGIPVFVVLGALVAAGDYRFGTLGTLVARCPHRVSFLLARYGAILAVLAVTAVLTVVLGLVSGAALTLLEGGSLRLDLGNLAAGAAGVWIMSTGYATVGFSLGILLRNTMTASVVAIAWLVAVEMLLIGGLAGALPVADAARSVLLTPNVGSLAAALDHGGVTSGQGLPGVGAVTDGWVAVLIILVWTVVGLALAVRAFQRRDVL, from the coding sequence ATGAGCGCAGTGACTGCGCAGCCGGTGATGGTTCGGCGATCGCCTGGCGTCCGATACCTGCGGGCCGAGCTGTCCGCCCTGAGTCGCCGACCGGGCGTGCGCATCGCGGTTGGCGTCTGGTTGCTCCAGATCCTGGTGTTCGCCTACGTGGTGCAGTTCACCGTCTACCGCGCCATGGGCGCCGAGCTCGATCCGGAGCAGGCAGCGAACATGGTCGCCTCGCTCGCCCCCGAACTGGCCGGGACGTATGTCGCGGCCTCCGTTCCGGGATACGGCATCCCGGTCTTCGTCGTGCTGGGGGCGCTCGTGGCCGCTGGTGACTACCGCTTCGGCACGCTGGGCACCCTCGTCGCCCGCTGTCCACACCGGGTGAGCTTTCTGCTGGCCCGCTATGGCGCCATCCTGGCCGTCCTCGCGGTCACCGCGGTGCTCACGGTCGTGCTCGGACTGGTGAGCGGTGCAGCACTGACCCTCCTTGAGGGTGGCTCGCTGCGACTCGACCTGGGCAACCTGGCGGCCGGGGCCGCGGGGGTCTGGATCATGTCCACCGGCTATGCGACGGTCGGCTTCTCCCTCGGCATCCTGCTGCGCAACACGATGACGGCCTCGGTGGTGGCGATCGCCTGGCTGGTGGCCGTCGAGATGTTGCTCATCGGGGGCCTCGCGGGGGCCCTGCCCGTCGCCGACGCCGCCCGCTCCGTGCTGCTGACACCCAACGTCGGCTCGCTGGCGGCTGCACTGGACCACGGAGGGGTGACCAGTGGACAGGGGCTGCCCGGAGTCGGAGCAGTGACCGACGGCTGGGTCGCGGTGCTGATCATCCTGGTGTGGACGGTCGTGGGGCTGGCGCTCGCCGTGCGGGCGTTCCAGCGCCGTGATGTGCTGTGA
- a CDS encoding DUF1707 domain-containing protein, whose translation MTELRIGTRERERVVRSLMRHQGMGRLTAQEYQERVARARAAVVASDLDGLLDDLEAPAEPREHE comes from the coding sequence ATGACGGAGTTGCGGATTGGCACGCGCGAGCGCGAGCGGGTCGTGCGGTCGCTGATGCGGCACCAGGGGATGGGGCGGCTCACGGCGCAGGAATATCAGGAGCGGGTGGCGCGAGCCCGGGCGGCGGTCGTGGCCAGCGATCTCGACGGCTTGCTCGACGACCTCGAGGCACCGGCGGAGCCACGCGAGCACGAGTGA
- a CDS encoding helix-turn-helix transcriptional regulator has product MDTECSELTKVLSEVLSDAGEDPAGAGVYAVLLTQGPLESEAIAATLGTNADALAPVTSRLIELGLVRCDHVREELLVAVSLDAPINRIVAAAEASAATSIDRVSRMRASSSEAARLLRQVQSLSTEEPESQTLDSASEVVTFLHQMNAECTSEVLALVDHNPGPAALRQSRDQDLALLDKGVRVRSIYLSSARSQPELMAYLRWLEEHGAQVALAPVVPVRTLVFDNRTALVVRDPEDRSAGAVVVRSPGLVMALTWLFEFRWQQAEPLGAPTPPSDGPSAVELELLRHFAQGRKDAAIARRMDVSVRTVRRTVTQLSERLGVSSRFELGARAAEMGWISLHPTRTAHDPD; this is encoded by the coding sequence GTGGACACGGAGTGTTCGGAGCTGACCAAGGTGTTGTCCGAGGTGCTCTCCGACGCGGGCGAGGACCCCGCTGGCGCCGGGGTGTATGCCGTGCTCCTCACGCAAGGGCCGCTGGAGTCCGAGGCGATCGCGGCCACGCTGGGCACCAACGCCGACGCGTTGGCGCCCGTGACTTCGCGGCTCATCGAGCTCGGCCTGGTGCGCTGTGACCATGTGCGCGAGGAGTTGCTCGTCGCCGTCTCCCTCGACGCCCCGATCAACCGGATCGTCGCCGCAGCTGAAGCCAGCGCCGCCACCTCGATCGACCGTGTCTCACGCATGCGCGCATCCTCCTCGGAGGCTGCGCGACTGCTCCGCCAGGTCCAGAGCCTGAGCACCGAGGAGCCGGAGTCCCAGACCCTGGACAGCGCCAGCGAGGTCGTCACCTTCCTGCACCAGATGAACGCCGAGTGCACCTCGGAGGTGCTGGCCCTGGTGGACCACAACCCAGGCCCCGCCGCGCTGCGGCAGTCCCGCGACCAGGACCTCGCCCTCCTCGACAAGGGCGTCCGGGTCCGCAGCATCTATCTCAGCTCAGCCCGCAGCCAGCCCGAGCTGATGGCCTACCTGCGCTGGCTGGAGGAGCACGGGGCACAGGTGGCTCTGGCACCTGTCGTCCCGGTCCGCACCCTGGTCTTCGACAACCGCACCGCCCTCGTCGTCCGTGACCCCGAGGACCGGTCTGCCGGGGCCGTGGTGGTGCGCAGCCCCGGCCTGGTCATGGCCCTGACCTGGCTCTTCGAGTTCCGGTGGCAGCAGGCTGAGCCCCTGGGTGCACCCACACCTCCGAGCGACGGCCCCTCCGCCGTCGAGCTCGAGTTGCTCCGCCACTTCGCGCAGGGTCGCAAGGACGCCGCCATCGCACGCCGCATGGACGTCTCGGTCCGCACGGTCCGTCGCACCGTGACGCAACTGAGCGAACGCCTGGGCGTCTCCAGCCGCTTCGAGCTCGGCGCTCGCGCGGCCGAGATGGGCTGGATCAGCCTCCATCCCACCCGGACTGCCCACGACCCGGACTGA